One Lysinibacillus fusiformis genomic window carries:
- a CDS encoding flagellin N-terminal helical domain-containing protein translates to MIIKHNISSLNTNNRLTQHKKKADSVLEKLSSGYKINRAGDDATGLAISEKMRGQIRGLNMAGKNIQDGISLIQTAEGALNEVHSILQRGRQLSIQGANDTLTNFDRSHLQQEIAQLNNEINRISSNTHFNGIPLLDVLPEEIIDNTQLNNNYKLIWEQNYELTKITKSSDGGILGISNGGAVKLNAEGIHEWSITTGNSNLQIADIRETTDGGYVMLVNNYDLNATDNQKITLVKLDANRNERWKSNVSGLYSIKGEKVIETTNGSFLVTGIGSGIQNADALTAVFSPTGTQLMATVSGSPQSDKYAYGEDILLKVIETSNGEFIGVGNVSLKINNSYTDKDNWVVKYDKNLNLLWDFRIGGSDNDEAKDVIATDDGGVIVVGNYKENGTSSGLIYKLDAKGNKLWEQKVDSSFSFNTISRSSQGDYLVGGDVNGTSTIFIFDADGNQKLNVPLKDSILIGSITEMLIHDNGSITAMARGKSTNVLVDYLTNNQSNIKTKELILQVGANSNQSLSIQLQSITTNSLNLNTINLSTRLGAESAISKFDTAIQIVSAFRSKLGAYYNRLEHAYQSVMNTSENLQFAESRIRDTDMAKEMMTFTKNNILLQTTLSMLAQANKQPEGILQLLQ, encoded by the coding sequence GTGATAATTAAGCATAACATTTCATCTCTAAATACAAATAATAGATTAACACAACATAAGAAAAAGGCTGATAGTGTATTAGAAAAACTGTCTTCAGGCTATAAAATAAACCGTGCTGGAGACGATGCCACTGGTTTAGCAATCTCTGAAAAAATGCGTGGTCAAATTCGCGGTCTTAATATGGCAGGTAAAAACATCCAGGATGGCATTTCATTGATACAAACTGCTGAAGGTGCATTAAATGAGGTTCATTCAATTTTACAACGAGGACGACAACTATCTATTCAAGGAGCTAACGATACATTAACAAACTTTGACCGATCACACTTACAACAAGAGATAGCCCAACTTAATAATGAAATTAATCGTATTTCAAGTAATACTCATTTTAACGGTATACCTTTACTTGATGTGTTGCCGGAGGAAATAATAGACAATACCCAATTAAATAATAATTACAAACTTATATGGGAGCAAAATTACGAACTAACTAAAATTACCAAATCAAGTGATGGAGGTATCCTTGGCATATCTAATGGCGGGGCTGTCAAACTTAATGCTGAAGGTATACATGAATGGTCAATTACTACGGGTAATTCCAACCTCCAAATAGCAGACATCAGAGAAACAACTGATGGGGGTTATGTCATGTTAGTTAATAATTATGATTTGAATGCAACAGATAATCAAAAGATCACACTTGTGAAATTAGATGCTAACAGAAACGAACGGTGGAAATCAAATGTGTCGGGTTTATATTCAATTAAAGGAGAAAAAGTAATTGAAACAACAAACGGATCTTTTTTAGTAACAGGTATAGGCTCAGGAATCCAAAATGCAGATGCTTTAACTGCCGTTTTTAGTCCTACAGGTACCCAATTAATGGCCACCGTTTCGGGCTCTCCACAATCTGATAAATATGCTTATGGGGAAGATATCTTATTAAAAGTAATCGAAACCTCAAATGGAGAATTTATAGGAGTCGGAAATGTTAGTTTGAAAATAAACAATAGTTATACAGATAAAGATAACTGGGTTGTAAAGTACGATAAAAATTTAAATCTATTGTGGGATTTTAGGATTGGCGGTTCCGATAATGACGAGGCAAAAGATGTAATTGCTACTGACGATGGAGGAGTAATTGTCGTAGGTAACTATAAAGAAAATGGAACGTCTTCAGGTTTAATTTATAAATTAGATGCTAAGGGAAATAAACTTTGGGAACAAAAAGTAGACTCGAGTTTTTCATTCAATACGATTTCACGATCGTCGCAAGGGGATTATCTAGTAGGCGGAGATGTTAATGGTACTTCAACAATTTTTATTTTCGATGCGGATGGTAATCAAAAATTAAACGTTCCTCTTAAAGATTCTATTTTAATTGGAAGTATTACAGAAATGCTAATTCATGATAATGGGTCTATTACAGCAATGGCAAGGGGAAAATCAACAAACGTGTTAGTCGATTATTTAACAAATAATCAATCAAATATAAAAACAAAAGAATTGATATTACAAGTAGGAGCTAATTCAAACCAGTCTCTTAGCATCCAATTACAATCAATAACTACTAATTCACTTAATTTAAATACTATTAATCTTTCAACCCGACTAGGTGCAGAATCGGCTATTTCAAAATTTGATACAGCTATACAAATTGTCTCTGCCTTTCGTAGCAAACTAGGTGCTTATTACAATCGCCTTGAACATGCTTATCAATCGGTTATGAACACCTCTGAAAATCTTCAATTTGCTGAATCACGTATTCGGGACACTGATATGGCAAAAGAAATGATGACATTCACTAAAAATAATATTCTATTACAAACTACTCTATCAATGCTTGCTCAAGCTAATAAACAGCCAGAAGGAATCTTGCAACTTCTTCAATGA
- a CDS encoding ABC-F family ATP-binding cassette domain-containing protein: MSHLIVQNLTKTVGDKTLFQNIEFTLYEGERAGLIGINGTGKSTLLSILADQIEADAMDIDRPNKYRVAYLPQEPTFNSEETVLQAVFSGDSPILKLNREYEETVAALALNPTSESLQKTLFSLQHRMDEEQAWDVNALAKTALTKLGIEMFDKEVITLSGGQQKRVALAKVLIEPADLYLLDEPTNHLDVQSTEWLQEMVLRLKGAVIFITHDRYFLDELSTHIYEIANQTLYRHTGNYGDFLEARAIREEMAAASAQKDRNRYRSELKWIRRGAKARSTKQKARIQRFEQLEDNLERRTDDVSLELGLATTRLGRKVLEAENISKAFGSQKILENFAFLLQQGDRIGIIGANGVGKSTLLNMLAGEMTPDAGEIHVGSTVKLAHFKQTLPKMNENERMIEYIREASNDITDAEGVRYSAAQMLERFLFPLHAHGTPIGKLSGGERKRLHLLRLLMEQPNVLLLDEPTNDLDIETLGVLEDFIEHFPGVVITISHDRFFLDRIAKKLWILDGQGHVEESLDIYSEYLQKREQQAAIKVDAPKIEKPKADKPKAEKKKLSFKEQKEWETIAVDIEKTETAIMAAEEGIANAGADFTKLQDLTAKLEELNAHYEHLIERWSYLDEIVNG, encoded by the coding sequence ATGAGTCATTTAATCGTACAAAATTTAACGAAAACGGTGGGCGATAAAACGCTCTTTCAAAATATCGAATTTACCCTTTATGAAGGAGAGCGTGCAGGTTTAATCGGCATTAATGGTACTGGTAAATCAACGTTGCTTTCTATTTTAGCTGATCAAATCGAGGCAGATGCTATGGATATTGATCGCCCCAATAAATACCGCGTAGCCTATTTACCGCAGGAGCCGACTTTTAATAGCGAGGAAACTGTACTACAGGCTGTGTTTTCAGGTGATTCACCGATCTTAAAGCTTAACCGTGAATATGAAGAGACAGTTGCGGCACTCGCTTTAAATCCAACATCGGAAAGTCTACAAAAAACGTTATTTAGCTTACAGCATCGTATGGATGAAGAGCAGGCGTGGGATGTCAATGCGCTTGCAAAAACAGCACTAACAAAGCTTGGCATTGAAATGTTTGATAAGGAAGTAATAACGCTATCAGGTGGTCAACAAAAACGTGTCGCTTTAGCGAAGGTATTAATAGAACCGGCCGATTTGTATTTACTGGACGAGCCGACCAACCATCTAGACGTACAATCCACTGAATGGCTTCAGGAAATGGTGCTACGCTTAAAGGGTGCCGTTATTTTCATTACCCACGATCGTTATTTCTTAGATGAATTGTCAACGCATATTTACGAGATAGCAAACCAAACCTTGTATCGTCATACGGGGAATTACGGTGACTTTTTAGAAGCACGTGCTATTCGTGAAGAAATGGCTGCGGCTTCTGCACAAAAGGATCGCAACCGTTATCGTTCGGAATTGAAATGGATTCGTCGTGGGGCGAAGGCGCGTTCAACAAAGCAAAAGGCACGAATTCAGCGATTTGAGCAGTTAGAGGATAACTTAGAACGTAGGACAGATGATGTTTCGCTTGAATTGGGCCTAGCAACAACTCGTCTTGGTCGAAAAGTATTAGAAGCGGAAAACATTTCAAAAGCGTTTGGCTCACAAAAGATTCTTGAGAACTTTGCATTTTTACTACAACAAGGCGATCGTATTGGCATCATTGGTGCAAACGGTGTTGGTAAATCAACATTACTAAACATGCTGGCGGGTGAGATGACACCAGATGCAGGAGAGATTCATGTCGGTTCTACGGTAAAGCTTGCACATTTCAAGCAAACCTTACCGAAAATGAATGAAAACGAGCGCATGATCGAATATATTCGTGAAGCTTCAAATGATATAACAGATGCAGAGGGCGTACGCTATTCGGCAGCTCAAATGCTTGAGCGTTTCTTATTCCCACTGCATGCACACGGCACACCAATCGGTAAGCTATCCGGTGGGGAACGTAAACGTCTGCATCTATTAAGACTATTAATGGAACAGCCAAACGTGCTGTTACTGGATGAGCCTACAAATGATTTAGATATTGAAACACTAGGGGTGTTAGAAGATTTCATCGAGCATTTCCCTGGCGTGGTGATCACCATTTCCCATGATCGCTTCTTCCTCGATCGGATTGCCAAGAAATTATGGATTTTAGATGGCCAAGGTCATGTAGAAGAATCACTCGATATCTATAGTGAATACTTACAGAAACGTGAACAGCAAGCCGCTATTAAGGTGGATGCACCAAAAATAGAGAAACCGAAGGCGGATAAGCCAAAGGCAGAGAAGAAAAAATTATCGTTTAAAGAGCAAAAAGAATGGGAAACCATTGCAGTTGATATTGAAAAAACAGAGACAGCAATTATGGCAGCGGAGGAAGGCATCGCAAACGCGGGTGCTGATTTTACTAAGCTGCAGGACTTAACGGCTAAACTAGAGGAGTTAAATGCACACTATGAGCATCTCATTGAAAGATGGTCGTACTTAGATGAAATCGTAAACGGATAA
- a CDS encoding conserved virulence factor C family protein, protein MKILTIEPTPSPNSMKVIVDTELPFGKSYNFTKDNKDQATGEAAAILAIEGVKGVYHVADFFAVERNAKYAWEGILSSIRQVLGEDVQEANDIQLANEFYGEVYVHVQFYKQVPLQVKVFDNQREHRVSCGDRFVDTFNKIIETDEDENYIFQRKWIDYGVRYGELEEIAEAVKQEIDVTYSTERLAEIVAMINDAEKINQNPAKLKISVEQFQQPEWEKRFQLLDQMADPELDDLPLLDLALQDEQMSIRRLATVYLGMIEDVAVVPYLEKALQDKSAAVRRTAGDCMSDLGLVEFEEAMLQALQDKNKLVRWRAAMYLYEVGTEKSLQALKAAQDDKEFEVKLQVKMAIARIEQGEEAKGSVWKQMTESRQSK, encoded by the coding sequence ATGAAGATTTTGACAATTGAACCGACACCAAGTCCTAACTCTATGAAGGTTATTGTGGATACGGAGTTACCGTTTGGTAAAAGTTATAACTTTACAAAGGACAATAAAGACCAGGCTACCGGCGAGGCGGCAGCTATTTTGGCAATTGAAGGCGTCAAAGGTGTTTATCATGTAGCTGATTTCTTTGCGGTCGAACGTAATGCGAAGTACGCATGGGAAGGTATTTTATCGAGCATTCGACAAGTGTTAGGCGAAGATGTACAGGAAGCTAATGACATACAGTTGGCGAATGAATTTTATGGTGAAGTGTACGTCCATGTACAGTTTTATAAACAAGTGCCTCTACAAGTAAAGGTGTTTGATAATCAGCGTGAACATCGTGTAAGTTGTGGGGATCGCTTTGTCGATACTTTTAATAAAATTATTGAAACTGATGAAGATGAAAACTACATTTTCCAGCGTAAGTGGATTGACTATGGCGTACGTTATGGAGAGCTTGAGGAAATTGCCGAAGCGGTGAAGCAGGAAATCGATGTGACCTATTCAACAGAACGCTTAGCTGAAATTGTGGCAATGATTAATGATGCTGAAAAAATTAATCAAAACCCAGCTAAGTTAAAAATTTCTGTGGAGCAGTTCCAACAACCAGAATGGGAAAAACGATTCCAATTACTCGATCAAATGGCTGATCCTGAACTAGACGATTTACCGCTTTTAGATTTAGCTTTGCAGGATGAGCAGATGTCCATTCGACGCCTAGCTACGGTCTATTTAGGCATGATTGAAGATGTTGCAGTTGTGCCGTATTTGGAAAAAGCGTTGCAAGACAAAAGTGCCGCGGTGCGTCGTACGGCAGGGGATTGTATGAGTGACCTTGGTTTAGTCGAATTTGAAGAGGCAATGCTACAAGCGTTACAGGATAAAAATAAGCTTGTGCGCTGGCGTGCAGCTATGTATTTATATGAAGTGGGCACTGAGAAATCGTTACAAGCATTAAAAGCAGCGCAAGACGATAAAGAGTTTGAAGTAAAACTCCAAGTGAAGATGGCGATTGCTCGTATTGAACAGGGTGAGGAAGCAAAAGGCTCTGTATGGAAGCAAATGACGGAATCTCGTCAATCAAAATAA
- a CDS encoding alpha/beta hydrolase fold domain-containing protein: MNGIASKYRLKRFFRSALDYVIVSVGYRLAPEHPYPAGVEIRQGPKIAFLMTLYPMIDNRCVLPSNDDITDARVWNGPQNHRAWEMYLGHDYASEAPVYAAPLHTEDYSDLPPTYTFIGDLDPFRDETIEYIARLTKAGMPTEFHLYPGSFHGFESFVPQAEISQRAVENYLHAFKKAFA; the protein is encoded by the coding sequence TTGAATGGTATAGCCTCCAAGTACAGACTGAAACGTTTTTTCCGCTCAGCGTTAGACTATGTAATCGTTTCTGTTGGCTATCGACTCGCACCCGAACATCCCTACCCTGCTGGCGTAGAGATTCGTCAAGGGCCAAAAATTGCTTTCCTAATGACTCTTTATCCAATGATTGATAATCGTTGTGTGTTACCGTCAAATGACGACATTACAGATGCTAGAGTGTGGAATGGTCCACAAAATCACCGTGCATGGGAAATGTATTTAGGGCATGATTATGCAAGTGAGGCACCCGTTTATGCCGCGCCTCTTCATACGGAAGATTACTCTGATCTTCCTCCTACGTATACATTTATAGGCGATTTAGATCCGTTCCGTGATGAAACGATAGAATATATTGCGAGACTAACAAAGGCGGGTATGCCTACTGAATTCCATCTCTATCCAGGATCCTTCCATGGCTTTGAAAGTTTTGTCCCACAGGCAGAAATCAGTCAACGAGCTGTAGAAAATTATCTTCATGCCTTTAAAAAAGCATTTGCATAA
- a CDS encoding M20 family metallopeptidase, whose protein sequence is MTVTSLKATESYVRDRETVIALTQKLVRIDSVFRENDPNGNEEEMANTVAQYLRDIGIETHVEEVVPGRPNVIGIIDSGKPGKTLLFEGHTDVVTEGNREAWTYDPFGAEIIDGRMYGRGTNDTKGNLACMITACQSLLLDQEEFTGKIILCIPCDEEGLMLGIKDFIKKGWADGVDGAIICEPQENNVCIAQRGAIRLKVDIFGKMAHGAISWSGINPNWRMARFIVELEKLEKEEQTRLGRDPMLNWPSITPTILRAPVKGDAQINVIPDHCMTTLDIRTVPAQDHDELLGKIEGIIKRLQADDPDFKAELTVLDNRPATATAKEQPVVQAIYEAVAEVTEKEPIYNGVPGATDGTFLHVHGVPIVTVGAGDREIPHQIDEYVDIEELAETTAIYRLAALKFLAGDA, encoded by the coding sequence ATGACAGTAACAAGCTTAAAGGCAACGGAATCCTATGTGCGTGATCGTGAAACGGTCATTGCGTTGACACAAAAACTAGTAAGAATTGATAGTGTATTTCGGGAAAATGATCCAAATGGCAATGAGGAAGAAATGGCCAATACTGTAGCACAGTATTTACGAGATATCGGTATTGAAACCCATGTGGAGGAAGTTGTACCTGGAAGACCGAATGTTATTGGCATTATTGATTCGGGTAAGCCAGGAAAGACCTTGTTATTTGAAGGACATACAGATGTTGTAACAGAAGGAAATCGGGAAGCGTGGACCTATGATCCGTTCGGTGCTGAAATTATCGATGGTCGTATGTATGGACGTGGCACGAATGATACAAAAGGAAATCTTGCCTGTATGATTACAGCTTGTCAATCATTGTTACTGGATCAGGAAGAATTTACAGGCAAGATTATTTTATGTATACCATGCGATGAAGAGGGGCTTATGCTCGGCATTAAAGATTTTATTAAAAAAGGGTGGGCAGATGGGGTGGACGGGGCTATCATTTGTGAGCCTCAAGAAAACAATGTCTGCATTGCACAACGCGGAGCGATTCGATTAAAAGTAGATATTTTTGGCAAAATGGCCCATGGCGCCATTTCGTGGAGTGGTATTAATCCTAATTGGCGAATGGCACGTTTTATCGTCGAACTTGAAAAATTAGAAAAGGAAGAGCAGACGCGTTTAGGACGTGACCCTATGTTAAACTGGCCGTCCATTACGCCGACGATTTTACGAGCGCCGGTTAAAGGTGACGCGCAAATTAATGTTATTCCAGATCACTGTATGACGACGCTAGATATTCGTACTGTGCCAGCGCAGGATCATGACGAGCTACTTGGCAAAATTGAGGGCATTATTAAACGTTTGCAAGCGGATGACCCTGATTTTAAAGCGGAACTCACAGTGCTTGATAATCGTCCAGCGACTGCAACTGCAAAAGAACAACCAGTCGTACAAGCCATATACGAGGCAGTGGCAGAAGTGACGGAAAAAGAACCGATTTATAACGGTGTCCCAGGTGCAACGGACGGTACTTTCCTCCATGTACATGGGGTACCTATCGTGACAGTTGGAGCTGGTGATCGTGAAATCCCACATCAAATAGATGAGTATGTTGATATTGAAGAACTGGCAGAAACAACGGCGATTTATCGTTTAGCGGCATTAAAATTTTTAGCAGGTGATGCGTGA
- a CDS encoding tartrate dehydrogenase, with amino-acid sequence MVKTTRIAVIPGDGIGKEVMEEALKVLAKLQEQDQSLQIATTIFPWSSDYYLQHGRMMPADALDTLRGYDAILFGAIGDARVPDDVTVWELIMPIRKQFQQYVNFRPIKSLPGIASPLANGKDIDFVIFRENAEGEYSNSGGRIYHNQPQEMTIQNTIMTRIGIEKIVQAACDYAHKYGKSKITSATKSNAIIHSMKFWDEHTKNILAQTSPALTLESIYIDALVAYFVERPQDFEVVVASNLFGDILSDLGSAIVGGLGLSPSANLNPEKEFPSMFEPVHGSAPDIAGRGVANPIAQIWSLALLLGHIGRPDTEELIVTAIETVLSEGVVKTADIGGRATTAHMGDAICQAIVKKKLAARGV; translated from the coding sequence ATGGTCAAAACAACAAGAATAGCGGTTATTCCAGGTGATGGGATTGGCAAGGAAGTAATGGAGGAGGCATTGAAGGTACTTGCAAAACTTCAGGAGCAAGACCAGTCATTGCAAATAGCAACAACGATCTTTCCTTGGAGCTCGGACTATTACCTTCAACATGGTCGTATGATGCCTGCAGATGCTTTGGATACATTAAGGGGCTATGATGCGATTTTGTTTGGTGCAATTGGTGATGCGCGTGTCCCTGATGATGTCACGGTATGGGAATTAATCATGCCGATTCGCAAGCAATTCCAACAATACGTGAACTTCCGACCGATTAAATCGTTACCAGGTATTGCCTCTCCACTTGCAAATGGTAAGGACATAGACTTTGTTATTTTTCGAGAAAATGCGGAGGGTGAATATTCCAATAGTGGTGGCCGTATCTATCATAATCAACCGCAGGAAATGACCATTCAGAATACCATTATGACACGTATTGGCATTGAAAAAATTGTACAAGCAGCCTGCGATTATGCTCATAAATATGGCAAGTCCAAAATTACAAGTGCGACAAAATCGAATGCCATTATTCACTCCATGAAATTTTGGGATGAGCATACGAAAAACATCCTTGCACAAACCTCACCAGCGTTAACGTTGGAATCTATTTATATTGATGCTTTGGTGGCTTATTTCGTGGAGCGACCACAAGACTTTGAGGTTGTCGTAGCGTCGAATTTATTTGGCGATATTTTGTCGGATTTAGGATCTGCGATTGTTGGAGGACTTGGGCTGTCACCATCCGCAAATTTGAATCCAGAGAAAGAATTTCCATCGATGTTTGAGCCTGTGCATGGCTCTGCACCGGATATTGCAGGGCGAGGGGTTGCTAATCCAATCGCGCAAATTTGGTCACTTGCGTTATTGCTAGGGCATATTGGTAGACCAGACACAGAGGAGCTTATTGTAACAGCAATTGAAACGGTGTTAAGCGAAGGTGTTGTGAAAACAGCGGATATTGGAGGCCGGGCAACTACCGCTCATATGGGCGATGCTATCTGTCAGGCAATTGTCAAAAAGAAACTAGCAGCAAGGGGTGTGTAG
- a CDS encoding SDR family NAD(P)-dependent oxidoreductase: protein MAVAQQVMIVTGAGGGMGKAILQHQLTQGNIVVGLDLSVASLAELAHENLQTYEANVLQEEHIQTVFKEVYEKYGRIDGLVNALGIAQAATPIEQVSMDEWNRLMDVNVKSLFITTKAIVPYMKEQKKGSIVTIASISAVRPRPGLQAYIASKGAAESFTRGMAIELASHQIRVNTIHPGPADTQMLSQFTAHGADVEQTKQDIFVQSVPLGRLVDPTDIAGAVSYLLSDAASMVTGTTLHVDGGRGL from the coding sequence ATGGCAGTAGCGCAACAAGTTATGATTGTGACAGGTGCTGGAGGCGGTATGGGGAAAGCAATACTTCAGCATCAGCTTACACAGGGCAATATTGTCGTGGGGCTTGATTTATCGGTAGCCTCGCTTGCTGAACTCGCGCATGAAAATTTGCAAACATACGAAGCAAATGTATTGCAGGAGGAGCATATTCAGACGGTTTTTAAAGAAGTGTATGAAAAATATGGAAGAATTGATGGACTCGTCAATGCACTTGGTATTGCGCAGGCGGCGACACCAATAGAGCAAGTATCAATGGATGAATGGAATCGTTTAATGGATGTCAATGTGAAGAGTTTATTTATTACGACAAAAGCAATTGTACCTTATATGAAGGAACAGAAAAAAGGTTCGATTGTGACGATTGCGTCGATCTCTGCGGTGCGCCCCCGTCCAGGTTTGCAGGCGTATATTGCTTCAAAAGGAGCGGCGGAAAGCTTTACGCGGGGGATGGCCATTGAGTTAGCATCCCATCAAATACGCGTCAATACAATTCATCCAGGACCAGCTGATACACAGATGTTGTCGCAATTTACAGCACACGGCGCAGATGTGGAACAAACGAAGCAAGATATTTTTGTCCAATCGGTACCACTTGGGCGCTTGGTCGATCCAACAGACATTGCAGGCGCGGTTAGTTATTTATTATCAGATGCAGCGAGTATGGTAACAGGGACAACTTTACATGTTGACGGTGGCCGTGGCTTATAG
- a CDS encoding aldehyde dehydrogenase family protein, with product MQKIPMFINGDWVHADGEDLLNVTNPSTGEVLAQIINASEAQVNEAVRSARLAFESEEWRQTRAFERGQLLVECARYIRMHAEEWSLLECRDVGKPLTQARADIEAAARYFEFYGGAADKVMGDTIPIEDGLLNAVVLEPVGITVHIVPWNYPIQITARSVAAAIATGNAVIVKSAEDTPLTTHAMTEWFADKLPKGIFQHITGLGRDVGPYLTSHPDINHITFTGSVPTGIAVMKAAAENVVPVTLELGGKSPNIVFADAPMEQAVEGVLRAIVQNAGQTCSAGARLLIEECAKESFIAQLVERFQALTVGPGEADVDMGPLLNERQYTKISALLQQAKDDGYVITGGETLSIAGYENGYYIQPTILDGVDAHHTLAQEEIFGPVLTVLTFTTVDEAITLANSTDYGLVAGVWSNDLDTAHYVASRVKAGQVFINNYGAAGGIQMPFGGYKKSGIGREKGFVALRNYTQMKNIAIRYAPPNRM from the coding sequence ATGCAAAAGATTCCAATGTTTATAAATGGTGACTGGGTACACGCAGATGGGGAGGATTTACTAAATGTGACGAATCCGTCTACAGGTGAAGTACTCGCGCAAATCATCAATGCCAGTGAGGCGCAGGTAAATGAGGCGGTACGGTCTGCACGTCTGGCGTTTGAAAGTGAAGAGTGGCGCCAGACCAGGGCGTTTGAGCGTGGTCAACTGCTCGTAGAGTGTGCGCGGTATATTCGCATGCATGCAGAGGAATGGAGCCTGCTAGAATGCCGAGATGTTGGGAAACCATTGACACAGGCTCGTGCAGATATTGAGGCGGCTGCCCGTTATTTTGAGTTTTACGGGGGAGCCGCGGACAAGGTCATGGGCGATACGATTCCGATTGAAGATGGACTTTTAAATGCGGTCGTATTAGAGCCGGTAGGGATTACTGTACATATCGTGCCGTGGAACTACCCGATTCAAATTACAGCAAGAAGTGTGGCAGCTGCCATTGCAACGGGCAATGCGGTCATTGTCAAAAGTGCGGAAGATACGCCTTTGACGACACACGCAATGACCGAATGGTTTGCCGATAAATTGCCAAAAGGTATTTTTCAACATATTACAGGGTTAGGGCGTGATGTAGGTCCTTATTTAACGTCTCATCCTGATATTAATCATATTACATTTACAGGCTCTGTCCCGACAGGCATTGCCGTGATGAAAGCAGCAGCCGAAAATGTTGTACCTGTGACATTAGAGCTGGGTGGGAAATCGCCGAATATTGTCTTTGCGGATGCGCCGATGGAACAGGCAGTGGAGGGGGTGCTCCGCGCTATCGTCCAGAATGCTGGGCAAACATGCTCAGCTGGCGCACGCTTGCTGATTGAAGAGTGTGCCAAAGAGTCATTTATCGCTCAATTAGTCGAAAGATTCCAAGCATTAACTGTCGGTCCGGGTGAAGCGGACGTCGATATGGGTCCATTATTAAATGAGCGCCAATACACAAAGATTTCAGCCCTATTACAACAGGCGAAAGACGATGGCTATGTCATCACAGGGGGCGAAACACTGTCGATTGCGGGTTATGAAAACGGCTATTACATTCAGCCGACAATCCTAGATGGTGTAGATGCTCACCATACGCTTGCACAAGAGGAAATTTTCGGACCAGTGCTAACCGTCTTAACTTTTACAACGGTCGATGAGGCGATTACTTTAGCCAATAGCACGGATTATGGATTAGTGGCGGGTGTTTGGTCAAATGATTTGGATACGGCACACTATGTGGCAAGTCGTGTCAAGGCCGGACAAGTGTTCATCAATAATTATGGGGCTGCCGGTGGGATACAAATGCCGTTTGGTGGCTATAAGAAGAGTGGCATAGGTCGTGAAAAGGGCTTTGTCGCATTAAGAAATTACACGCAAATGAAAAATATTGCGATACGCTATGCACCACCCAATCGTATGTGA